From Cricetulus griseus strain 17A/GY chromosome 1 unlocalized genomic scaffold, alternate assembly CriGri-PICRH-1.0 chr1_0, whole genome shotgun sequence, a single genomic window includes:
- the LOC113832470 gene encoding LOW QUALITY PROTEIN: putative olfactory receptor 2I1 (The sequence of the model RefSeq protein was modified relative to this genomic sequence to represent the inferred CDS: inserted 2 bases in 1 codon; deleted 3 bases in 2 codons): protein MALSPCLHSGVPSSDLRNTGVWLCSETKIRAWASSLAQFIPQGGFLLVIDRGKTGPHRVAMIDLKLCVDQGGLCLTSARPAPSPLALNFFVYPSEPSWSFXPQANHSSAERFLLLGFTDWPSLQPVLFALVLFCYLLTLTGNAALVLLAIRDPRLHTPMYYFLCHLALVDVGFTTSVVPPLLASLCGPVLQLPRGGCIAQLCASLALGSAECVLLAVMALDRAAAVCRPLHYASLASPRLCRALASASWLGGLANSAAQTALLAARPLCAARRLDHFICELPALLQLACRGGRSATERQMFAARVVILLVPSAVILVSYTAVGRAVWGMRSRAGRRKAASTCGSHLTAVCLFYGSATYTYLQPTYSYNQGRGKFVSLFYTVVTPALNPLIYTLRNKEVKGAALRFLRSLGRRQVGQ from the exons ATGGCACTGTCCCCTTGTCTTCATTCTGGGGTACCCAGCTCTGATCTCAG GAATACTGGCGTGTGGCTATGTAGTGAAACTAAAATTAGGGCATGGGCT TCCTCTCTTGCCCAGTTTATCCCACAGGGGGGATTCTTGCTTGTCATAGATAGAGGTAAGACAGGGCCTCACCGTGTAGCTATGATTGACCTgaaactctgtgtagaccagggtggcctctgcctcacaagtgcaaGGCCTGCACCAAGCCCACTAGCATTAAACTTCTTTGTC TACCCTTCCGAACCTTCTTGGAGTTT CCCTCAGGCTAACCACAGCTCAGCAGAGCGCTTCCTGCTGCTGGGTTTTACGGACTGGCCCTCACTGCAACCCGTCCTCTTCGCGCTGGTTCTTTTCTGCTACCTGCTAACGCTGACTGGCAACGCGGCGTTGGTGCTGCTGGCCATTCGCGACCCTCGCCTACATACACCCATGTACTACTTCCTCTGCCACTTGGCCTTGGTGGATGTCGGCTTCACCACCAGTGTGGTGCCGCCGCTGCTGGCCAGCCTTTGCGGCCCGGTGCTGCAGCTACCGCGCGGCGGGTGCATAGCGCAGCTGTGCGCATCGCTGGCCCTGGGCTCCGCCGAGTGCGTGTTGCTGGCGGTTATGGCGCTGGACCGCGCCGCTGCCGTATGCCGCCCTCTGCATTACGCCTCACTCGCCTCACCCCGCTTGTGCCGCGCACTGGCCAGCGCCTCCTGGCTTGGTGGCCTGGCTAACTCAGCTGCGCAGACCGCCTTGCTGGCGGCGCGTCCGCTGTGTGCGGCCCGGCGTCTGGACCACTTCATCTGCGAACTGCCGGCGCTGCTACAGCTAGCCTGCCGCGGCGGCCGCAGCGCCACCGAGCGCCAGATGTTCGCGGCGCGGGTGGTCATCCTGTTGGTGCCTTCTGCCGTCATCCTGGTCTCCTATACCGCCGTGGGGCGCGCGGTCTGGGGTATGCGCTCCCGCGCAGGGCGGCGAAAAGCGGCGAGCACCTGTGGCTCTCACTTGACCGCTGTGTGCCTATTCTATGGCTCTGCCACCTACACTTACCTGCAACCCACATATAGTTACAACCAGGGTCGCGGCAAGTTCGTCTCGCTCTTCTATACGGTGGTCACACCCGCGCTCAATCCCCTCATCTACACACTGCGGAACAAGGAAGTGAAGGGAGCGGCACTGAGGTTCTTGAGGAGTCTGGGGAGGCGGCAGGTCGGACAGTGA
- the Ubd gene encoding ubiquitin D isoform X2, with amino-acid sequence MTFDATENDKVKKINEHIRSKTKVSVQDQVLLLGPKTLKPQRTLSSYGINKETTIHLTLKVVKPSDEELHLFLVESTNEGQRHLLPVRRSSSVAQVKEMIEGVTGVTPKTQIVTCNGKRLEDGKTMADYNIRRGSLLFLTGHCIGG; translated from the coding sequence ATGACCTTTGACGCTACTGAGAATGACAAAGTGAAGAAGATAAATGAACATATCAGATCCAAAACCAAGGTTTCTGTGCAGGACCAGGTCCTTCTGCTAGGCCCCAAGACCCTCAAGCCCCAGAGAACACTCTCATCTTATGGCATTAACAAGGAAACAACCATCCACCTCACGCTGAAGGTGGTGAAGCCCAGCGATGAAGAGCTGCACTTGTTTCTGGTGGAGTCAACCAATGAAGGGCAAAGGCACCTCCTCCCAGTTCGAAGATCCAGCTCAGTGGCCCAGGTGAAAGAGATGATTGAGGGTGTGACTGGTGTGACCCCCAAGACTCAGATTGTGACTTGCAATGGAAAGAGGTTGGAAGATGGAAAGACCATGGCTGACTACAACATCAGGAGGGGCAGTTTGCTCTTTCTGACAGGGCACTGCATTGGGGGTTGA
- the Ubd gene encoding ubiquitin D isoform X1, with protein MASCICIVHSEKWPSMTFDATENDKVKKINEHIRSKTKVSVQDQVLLLGPKTLKPQRTLSSYGINKETTIHLTLKVVKPSDEELHLFLVESTNEGQRHLLPVRRSSSVAQVKEMIEGVTGVTPKTQIVTCNGKRLEDGKTMADYNIRRGSLLFLTGHCIGG; from the exons ATGGCCTCCTGCATCTGT ATTGTCCATTCTGAGAAATGGCCATCAATGACCTTTGACGCTACTGAGAATGACAAAGTGAAGAAGATAAATGAACATATCAGATCCAAAACCAAGGTTTCTGTGCAGGACCAGGTCCTTCTGCTAGGCCCCAAGACCCTCAAGCCCCAGAGAACACTCTCATCTTATGGCATTAACAAGGAAACAACCATCCACCTCACGCTGAAGGTGGTGAAGCCCAGCGATGAAGAGCTGCACTTGTTTCTGGTGGAGTCAACCAATGAAGGGCAAAGGCACCTCCTCCCAGTTCGAAGATCCAGCTCAGTGGCCCAGGTGAAAGAGATGATTGAGGGTGTGACTGGTGTGACCCCCAAGACTCAGATTGTGACTTGCAATGGAAAGAGGTTGGAAGATGGAAAGACCATGGCTGACTACAACATCAGGAGGGGCAGTTTGCTCTTTCTGACAGGGCACTGCATTGGGGGTTGA